Proteins co-encoded in one Nicotiana sylvestris chromosome 7, ASM39365v2, whole genome shotgun sequence genomic window:
- the LOC138873879 gene encoding uncharacterized protein, protein MAANDQESRVSLKLLVDDKKNQVIAAESNRDFVDILFSFLTFPIGTKIRLTNSQPMSKISPISICMNNLYQSVENLIVKHLYSENYDSVSNKYFKCSMEDCSLKSWGGIEFIFSDDLRVLPGSPSSLVKLLSDLGYSHMNQLKCGSWQGGGLVRTR, encoded by the exons ATGGCTGCTAATGATCAAGAATCCAGAGTTTCACTGAAGCTTTTGGTAGATGACAAGAAAAATCAAGTTATTGCTGCTGAATCCAACAGGGACTTTGTGGATATATTATTCAGTTTTCTCACCTTTCCAATTGGAACAAAAATCAGATTAACCAACAGCCAGCCTATGTCAAAGATAAGTCCAATTTCTATATGTATGAACAATTTATACCAAAGTGTTGAAAATCTTATTGTAAAACATCTTTATTCAGAAAACT ATGATTCTGTTTccaacaagtacttcaaatgttCTATGGAAGACTGCTCATTAAAGAGCTG GGGAGGAATAGAGTTTATATTCAGTGATGATTTAAGAGTGTTGCCTGGTTCTCCAAGTTCTCTCGTGAAACTGCTTTCTGATCTTGGCTACAGCCACATGAATCAGTTAAAATGTGGAAGTTGGCAAggaggag GACTTGTTAGGACCCGGTAG
- the LOC138873880 gene encoding uncharacterized protein — protein MAANDQESRVSLKLLVDDKKNQVIAAESNRDFVDILFSFLTFPIGTKIRLTNSQPMSKISPISTCMNNLYQSVENLIVKHLYSENWGGIEFIISDDLRVLPGSPSSLVKLLSDLGYSHMNQLKCGSWQGGDIQIAKRMLSHIQVSNDKNGQCRTAECGNMILRLLACSLISKSPLTEVFLNKKANIVDNNIMPEPGISPLVPNAFQYTGNSWKINLKLILNKSRNKILYAEANDSFVDFLFSFLTFPIGSVIHVLNGISGLGCIDNLYKSVTDLESKWFPYCQHRLLNPGVAPRHKCQNQLLPISVGLDDHSLLDPRCTSGGHK, from the exons ATGGCTGCTAATGATCAAGAATCCAGAGTTTCACTGAAGCTTTTGGTAGATGACAAGAAAAATCAAGTTATTGCTGCTGAATCCAACAGGGACTTTGTGGATATATTATTCAGTTTTCTCACCTTTCCAATTGGAACAAAAATCAGATTAACCAACAGCCAGCCTATGTCAAAGATAAGTCCAATTTCTACATGTATGAACAATTTATACCAAAGTGTTGAAAATCTTATTGTAAAACATCTTTATTCAGAAAACT GGGGGGGAATAGAGTTTATAATCAGTGATGATTTAAGAGTGTTGCCTGGTTCTCCAAGTTCTCTCGTGAAACTGCTTTCTGATCTTGGCTACAGCCACATGAATCAGTTAAAATGTGGAAGTTGGCAAggaggag ATATACAGATAGCAAAACGAATGTTGAGCCATATTCAAGTCTCAAATGATAAAAATGGACAATGTAGGACAGCAGAATGTGGAAACATG ATATTAAGACTGCTCGCTTGTTCATTGATCTCAAAATCTCCCTTGACAGAGGTGTTTTTGAACAAGAAAGCTAATATAGTTGACAACAATATCATGCCTGAGCCAGGAATTTCACCATTGGTTCCTAATGCATTCCAGTACACCGGAAACTCCTGGAAAATAAACCTCAAGCTAATATTAAACAAGTCTAGAAACAAGATATTGTATGCTGAAGCAAATGATTCATTCGTCGATTTTCTCTTCAGTTTCCTCACTTTTCCTATTGGATCAGTGATCCATGTTCTAAATGGGATTTCTGGACTTGGATGCATAGACAACCTGTACAAAAGTGTGACGGATTTGGAGTCAAAATGGTTTCCTTATTGTCAGCACAGATTACTCAACCCCGGTGTTGCACCAAGACATAAATGCCAGAATCAGTTGCTTCCGATTTCTGTGGGACTCGACGATCATAGCCTTTTAGACCCCAGGTGCACAAGTGGTGGGCACAAGTGA